The proteins below are encoded in one region of Thermodesulfovibrionales bacterium:
- the purM gene encoding phosphoribosylformylglycinamidine cyclo-ligase yields the protein MEKLTYKNAGVDIEEGERFVNLISPLVRKTFREGVMTDIGSFGALFRLDIQKYREPVLVSGTDGVGTKLKIAFLVGRHDTVGIDLVAMCVNDILTSGSEPLFFLDYFATGKLSPEKAALVIEGIVNGCREAGCALIGGETAEMPGFYQNDEYDLSGFAVGIVDRGAIIDGSAIREGDALVGLSSTGLHSNGYSLARKVFFGSLKMDVSTYIPEIGTTLGDELLKPTRIYVKAFEAVRGVVRVKGMAHITGGGIPGNLPRIFPDGFGAILRKDTWSVPPIFRVIEEMGRVPLEDMKRTFNMGIGFIMVVSEEEAKETVSLLKGRGFDSSVIGTIVKGRKEVRNG from the coding sequence GAGCGGTTCGTGAATCTCATCTCGCCGCTCGTGCGGAAGACCTTCAGGGAGGGTGTCATGACCGACATCGGCTCTTTCGGCGCTCTCTTCAGGCTTGATATTCAGAAGTACCGGGAACCGGTCCTCGTCAGTGGAACGGATGGCGTGGGGACGAAGCTCAAGATAGCCTTTCTGGTCGGCAGACACGATACGGTCGGGATCGACCTCGTGGCGATGTGCGTCAACGATATCCTGACGAGCGGCTCAGAACCGCTTTTCTTCCTCGATTATTTTGCGACGGGAAAACTCTCGCCGGAGAAAGCCGCTCTTGTAATCGAAGGTATTGTCAACGGATGCAGGGAGGCGGGATGCGCCCTCATCGGCGGAGAGACCGCCGAGATGCCCGGCTTCTATCAGAACGATGAGTATGACCTTTCGGGCTTTGCCGTCGGCATCGTTGACAGAGGCGCAATAATCGACGGATCAGCTATACGTGAGGGTGATGCCCTAGTCGGTCTTTCATCAACAGGTCTGCATAGCAACGGCTATTCCTTGGCGAGGAAGGTCTTTTTCGGCAGCCTGAAGATGGATGTATCCACCTATATTCCTGAAATAGGGACAACGCTCGGAGATGAACTTCTCAAACCGACCCGGATTTACGTAAAGGCCTTCGAGGCAGTAAGGGGCGTTGTGAGGGTTAAGGGGATGGCCCACATTACGGGAGGGGGAATCCCCGGCAATCTCCCGAGGATATTCCCTGACGGGTTCGGTGCGATCCTGAGAAAAGATACGTGGTCTGTTCCTCCCATATTCAGGGTCATCGAGGAAATGGGGCGGGTGCCTCTTGAGGACATGAAGAGGACATTCAATATGGGAATCGGCTTCATCATGGTCGTTTCAGAGGAGGAAGCGAAAGAAACCGTCTCCCTTCTTAAGGGACGGGGTTTTGATTCCTCCGTCATCGGCACTATCGTGAAAGGAAGAAAGGAGGTAAGGAATGGGTAG